One region of Candidatus Wallbacteria bacterium genomic DNA includes:
- a CDS encoding adenylate/guanylate cyclase domain-containing protein yields MQRKKMTVGFSDLANFMRACEKLGDEQTVEILQEAYQAAGDAIVAQGGKIHKYIGDMIMFSFTNAAKARKAAEEISHFSKKIGSVEIYFNTGLATGEVLLGKIGHPSAQFVDVIGRTVNHAALLQMKASKEKTRLEICPDTK; encoded by the coding sequence ATGCAGAGGAAGAAAATGACGGTCGGCTTCTCAGATCTGGCTAATTTCATGAGAGCCTGCGAAAAACTCGGGGATGAGCAGACTGTGGAAATACTTCAGGAAGCATATCAGGCTGCCGGTGATGCTATCGTCGCCCAGGGCGGAAAAATCCATAAATACATCGGCGACATGATCATGTTTTCTTTTACCAATGCGGCTAAGGCTCGGAAAGCTGCCGAGGAAATCAGCCATTTCAGCAAAAAGATCGGCAGCGTGGAGATATACTTCAACACAGGTCTCGCGACCGGCGAAGTCCTGTTGGGAAAAATCGGCCATCCCTCTGCCCAGTTTGTGGACGTGATCGGCCGCACGGTCAATCATGCAGCGCTTCTGCAGATGAAGGCCAGCAAGGAAAAAACCAGACTGGAAATCTGCCCGGATACGAAGTAA